The following are encoded in a window of Aromatoleum petrolei genomic DNA:
- a CDS encoding peptidase U32 family protein has product MSHAFALELLAPARNLEAGVAAVEHGADAVYIGGPSFGARASAGNSMSDIAALAAHAHRYSARVLLALNTILRDDELDEARRVVVQAYEAGVDALIVQDMGLLELDLPPIQLHASTQCDIRTPAKARFLQDVGFSQIVLARELDLRQIRAIADATDRERCALEFFIHGALCVSYSGQCTISHAFTGRSANRGECAQMCRLPWSLKDADGSPVAERRHLLSLRDNDQTANLEALIDAGIRSFKIEGRLKDLAYVKNVTAHYRQQLDGILETRPEFARSSAGRSTFTFTPRPDKTFNRGSTDYFVNGRHGDIESFESPKFVGAPVGHVRGVSGRFVTVDAAEPLANGDGLAWFDAAGELQGARVNRVDGDRIQLVDLPQGLVTGATLYRNVDHAFEKQLGGKSAERRVRVALRLADAADGLALTITDETGVSATATLACDKVEARDPERARATLRDSLGKLGGTMFVAAADEVAIDTAQPWFVPVGQLNALRRAAADALAEARAVAWQRPPRALPVDPPARYPDTSLNYLGNVFNVRAREFYRKHGVELIADAFEANHEDGLVSLMITKHCLRYSFNLCPKQVKGIRPDPMTLWQERADGERVVREPLTLRFDCKACEMHVVGRRVGGKGVRPQLAD; this is encoded by the coding sequence CGTGTATATCGGCGGGCCGTCCTTCGGCGCGCGCGCCTCGGCCGGCAACAGCATGTCGGACATCGCCGCGCTCGCCGCACATGCGCACCGCTATTCGGCGCGCGTGCTGCTGGCGCTCAACACGATCCTGCGCGATGACGAGCTGGATGAGGCGCGCAGGGTGGTCGTCCAGGCGTACGAGGCCGGCGTGGACGCGCTGATCGTGCAGGACATGGGCTTGCTGGAGCTGGATCTGCCGCCGATCCAGCTGCACGCGAGCACGCAGTGCGACATCCGCACACCCGCGAAGGCGCGCTTCCTGCAGGACGTGGGGTTCTCGCAGATCGTGCTGGCGCGCGAACTCGACCTGCGGCAGATCCGTGCGATCGCCGACGCCACGGACCGCGAGCGTTGCGCGCTGGAGTTCTTCATCCACGGTGCGCTGTGCGTCAGCTATTCGGGCCAGTGCACGATCAGCCATGCCTTCACCGGGCGCAGCGCGAACCGCGGCGAGTGCGCGCAGATGTGCCGCCTGCCGTGGTCGCTGAAGGACGCCGACGGCTCGCCGGTGGCCGAGCGCCGGCACCTGCTCTCGCTCAGGGACAATGACCAGACGGCGAACCTGGAGGCGCTGATCGACGCGGGCATCCGTTCGTTCAAGATCGAGGGCCGGCTGAAGGACTTGGCCTACGTAAAGAACGTGACCGCGCATTACCGCCAGCAGCTCGACGGCATCCTAGAGACCCGGCCGGAATTCGCGCGCAGTTCGGCGGGCCGCTCGACCTTCACCTTCACGCCGCGGCCGGACAAGACCTTCAATCGCGGCAGCACGGACTATTTCGTCAATGGCCGGCACGGCGACATCGAGTCCTTCGAGTCACCCAAGTTCGTCGGCGCCCCGGTCGGTCACGTGCGGGGCGTGAGCGGGCGCTTCGTCACCGTCGATGCCGCCGAGCCGCTCGCCAACGGCGACGGGCTGGCATGGTTCGACGCTGCCGGCGAGCTGCAGGGGGCGCGCGTCAACCGCGTCGATGGCGACCGGATCCAGCTCGTCGACCTGCCGCAGGGACTCGTGACAGGTGCGACCTTGTACCGCAACGTTGATCATGCGTTCGAGAAGCAACTCGGCGGCAAATCGGCCGAGCGTCGCGTGCGGGTCGCGTTGCGCCTGGCCGATGCCGCCGACGGACTGGCGCTGACGATCACCGACGAGACGGGGGTGTCGGCAACGGCCACGCTCGCCTGCGACAAGGTCGAGGCGCGCGACCCGGAGCGCGCCCGGGCGACCTTGCGCGACAGCCTCGGGAAGCTGGGCGGCACGATGTTCGTCGCCGCTGCGGATGAGGTGGCGATCGACACCGCGCAGCCCTGGTTCGTGCCGGTCGGCCAGCTCAACGCGCTGCGCCGCGCCGCAGCCGACGCGCTCGCCGAGGCCCGTGCGGTGGCGTGGCAACGCCCGCCGCGTGCCCTTCCGGTCGATCCGCCGGCACGCTACCCGGACACTTCGCTCAACTACCTCGGCAACGTCTTCAACGTCCGTGCGCGCGAGTTCTACCGCAAGCACGGCGTCGAGCTGATCGCCGACGCGTTCGAGGCGAACCACGAGGATGGGCTCGTGTCGCTGATGATCACGAAACACTGCCTGCGCTACAGCTTCAACCTGTGCCCGAAGCAGGTGAAGGGCATCCGCCCCGATCCGATGACCTTGTGGCAGGAGCGCGCGGACGGCGAACGCGTCGTGCGCGAACCGCTGACGCTGCGCTTCGACTGCAAGGCGTGCGAGATGCACGTGGTCGGCCGGCGCGTCGGCGGCAAGGGCGTCCGCCCGCAGCTCGCGGACTGA
- a CDS encoding glycoside hydrolase family 2 TIM barrel-domain containing protein, with protein MVAWTQGASAVGEPWQGAAFEGDRAALEKLAAAGARVVRVYRESDAWVLDAAEALGLKVVMGLWVGHPRHGFDLRDPGAVQAQEQAIGSFVTRHRGHPALLAWGVGNEVETGETDPLPSWREVDRLAGVVRALDPAHPTLMVVADTGMAQLRTLAGCCPNVDLLGINVYAGAVFDLPQRLRDAGIAKPVVVSELGPLGQWQAGRKPWGAPVEPTSSEKAAFFRDALAFLRNQPQIAGVFPFLWGTKQEQTATWHGLLLADGSLTAMTDALAQAWGKPVAEPAPAIRGIGIAADVFAPGAEISAGVDVASFDGSPLRVTWNVFAEATDLRKGGDTEAAPPRIEVRILHADATSVRFLAPQQPGAYRLFITIRDRRGKAATANLPFLVR; from the coding sequence ATGGTCGCATGGACCCAAGGCGCGAGCGCGGTCGGCGAGCCATGGCAAGGTGCCGCCTTCGAGGGCGACCGCGCCGCGCTGGAGAAACTCGCCGCGGCCGGTGCGCGCGTCGTGCGCGTGTATCGCGAATCGGACGCGTGGGTGCTGGATGCCGCCGAGGCGCTCGGGCTCAAGGTGGTGATGGGGCTGTGGGTCGGGCACCCGCGCCACGGCTTCGACCTCCGCGACCCGGGCGCCGTGCAGGCGCAGGAACAGGCGATTGGCTCCTTCGTCACGCGCCACCGCGGCCACCCCGCACTGCTCGCATGGGGCGTCGGCAACGAGGTCGAGACCGGCGAGACAGACCCCTTGCCGTCCTGGCGCGAAGTGGACCGGCTCGCTGGCGTCGTCAGGGCGCTCGACCCCGCCCACCCGACGCTGATGGTCGTCGCCGACACCGGCATGGCGCAGTTGCGCACGCTCGCCGGCTGCTGCCCGAACGTCGACCTGCTGGGCATCAACGTCTACGCCGGTGCGGTGTTCGACCTGCCGCAGCGCCTTCGCGACGCGGGCATTGCGAAGCCGGTCGTGGTCAGCGAACTGGGACCGCTCGGCCAGTGGCAGGCCGGCAGGAAACCGTGGGGAGCGCCGGTCGAGCCGACGAGCAGCGAGAAGGCCGCCTTCTTCCGCGACGCGCTCGCCTTCCTGCGCAATCAGCCGCAGATCGCGGGCGTGTTTCCCTTCCTGTGGGGCACGAAGCAGGAGCAGACTGCGACGTGGCACGGTCTGCTGCTCGCCGACGGCAGCCTCACCGCAATGACGGATGCGCTGGCGCAGGCCTGGGGCAAACCGGTCGCCGAACCGGCGCCGGCGATCCGCGGCATCGGCATCGCGGCCGACGTGTTCGCGCCGGGCGCGGAGATTTCCGCGGGCGTCGACGTCGCCTCCTTCGACGGCTCGCCGCTACGGGTCACGTGGAACGTGTTCGCCGAGGCGACCGACCTGCGCAAGGGCGGCGACACGGAAGCCGCGCCGCCGCGCATCGAGGTGCGCATACTGCACGCCGACGCGACGAGCGTGCGCTTCCTCGCCCCACAGCAGCCGGGCGCCTACCGGCTCTTCATCACGATTCGCGACCGCAGGGGCAAGGCAGCGACCGCGAACCTGCCCTTCCTCGTGCGCTGA